A genome region from Fibrobacter sp. includes the following:
- the amt gene encoding ammonium transporter, with protein MNEVTQVVPVSDAIFMTENIWIMISAMLVFIMGLGFACVEAGLVRAKCSANVAFKNIAVPAIGITMYALLGFGLMYPGTFNGILGFAGLGIGDWANPDSFTAAYNGHFTLFADWLFQAMFAATAATIVSGAVAERVKLHSFLIFTIIYVAFVYPIVGSWTWGGGWLSTLGAHGFHDLAGSTLVHSVGGWAALAGVMILGPRIGKYVGGKVHAIPAHNIPLATIGVFMLWFGWWGFNAGSALSGDPKATSWILVTTNLAAVAGIITATLTSWIVSKKPDATMALNGCLAGLVAITAGADVVTPLSSWIIGAIAGVLVVGAVFMFDRLHLDDPVGALSVHLVNGVWGTLAVGIFDMTGDYTLGTQAVGVLAYAVPCFAAASLIFYVIKKTIGLRVTERQELRGLDQSEHGQEAYSGFQIFSNM; from the coding sequence ATGAACGAAGTTACACAAGTCGTACCTGTCAGCGACGCCATCTTTATGACAGAAAACATCTGGATCATGATCAGCGCCATGCTGGTGTTCATCATGGGTCTCGGATTCGCCTGCGTGGAAGCGGGTCTTGTGCGGGCCAAGTGCTCTGCGAACGTCGCGTTCAAGAACATCGCGGTCCCCGCCATAGGCATCACCATGTACGCGCTGCTGGGCTTTGGCCTCATGTATCCGGGAACCTTCAACGGGATTCTCGGATTCGCAGGCCTTGGCATCGGCGATTGGGCTAACCCGGACAGCTTCACCGCCGCCTACAACGGCCACTTTACGTTGTTTGCAGACTGGCTTTTCCAGGCCATGTTCGCCGCCACCGCAGCCACCATCGTCTCGGGCGCCGTAGCAGAACGCGTGAAGCTCCATTCCTTCCTCATTTTCACCATCATCTATGTTGCCTTTGTCTATCCTATCGTGGGTAGCTGGACATGGGGCGGCGGCTGGCTTTCTACCCTCGGTGCACACGGCTTCCATGACCTGGCCGGTTCTACGCTGGTGCACTCCGTGGGTGGCTGGGCAGCGCTTGCAGGCGTGATGATTCTTGGACCCCGTATCGGCAAGTATGTGGGCGGCAAGGTGCATGCCATCCCGGCTCACAACATTCCGCTCGCCACCATCGGCGTGTTCATGCTGTGGTTCGGTTGGTGGGGATTCAACGCCGGTTCCGCTCTCTCTGGCGACCCGAAGGCTACTAGCTGGATTTTGGTGACCACGAACCTCGCCGCTGTTGCCGGTATCATTACCGCGACACTCACCAGCTGGATTGTCTCCAAGAAGCCCGACGCCACTATGGCCTTGAACGGCTGCCTTGCCGGTCTCGTGGCTATCACTGCCGGTGCCGACGTGGTAACTCCGCTCTCCTCCTGGATTATCGGCGCTATCGCTGGCGTGCTGGTTGTGGGTGCGGTGTTCATGTTCGACCGCCTGCACTTGGACGACCCGGTCGGTGCCCTCTCTGTTCACCTGGTAAACGGCGTGTGGGGAACTCTCGCCGTGGGTATCTTCGATATGACCGGCGACTACACGCTGGGAACGCAGGCTGTTGGCGTGCTTGCCTACGCAGTGCCCTGCTTCGCAGCCGCAAGCCTGATCTTCTACGTCATCAAGAAGACTATCGGACTGCGCGTTACTGAAAGACAAGAACTTCGCGGTCTCGACCAAAGCGAACACGGTCAAGAAGCCTACAGCGGATTCCAGATCTTCAGCAATATGTAA
- a CDS encoding SPFH domain-containing protein, with protein sequence MGLFGFGSNAPKVNEGGFMDAIRCDEPSYLIWKWRPAGQEANTTKKENAIRYGSTVRVKDGEVAVFVYNQKDGTQQDFIEGPFDKKIETANFPVLASIVGLAFGGASPFQAEVYYINLAGIIQIKFAIPYFDVFDPRQPDLGVPVAVRGTMSFKIADYREFIKLHRLVNFDLDAFQKQIKDACVKYVKDTVINIVDNIPLVQIEKKIIAVSDAIEERLKKRLQSEFGVVVSSVDIATIEVDKTSDAYVTLKSVTQDIQTQFTKTQANVNLDTMKAQSAVNIQNMQDMQRINAENMEESLRIQREEAQRAQKLQTEGANFMAHQLNQQTKVALAGTDALGQLGANGGMNMGGNGAFNPGAMMASMAVGGAVGQNMAGMMNNMMGGMQGVPGMTPNMAPPPPPMPPQIQFNVVVNGQSAGPFDMNALQQMIAAGTLTKDTLVWKVGMPAWAAASTVPELASLFTPAVPPVPPVPGNPGVPPVPPSL encoded by the coding sequence ATGGGTCTTTTTGGATTTGGCAGTAATGCTCCTAAGGTAAATGAAGGCGGCTTTATGGACGCCATCCGGTGCGACGAACCGTCGTATCTTATTTGGAAGTGGCGTCCTGCGGGGCAGGAAGCGAATACCACAAAAAAAGAGAATGCCATTCGGTATGGTTCCACCGTTCGCGTCAAAGATGGTGAAGTCGCTGTATTTGTATATAATCAAAAAGACGGAACGCAGCAGGATTTTATCGAAGGTCCGTTTGACAAGAAAATTGAAACGGCGAACTTCCCTGTACTTGCAAGTATTGTTGGCTTGGCGTTTGGCGGGGCTTCTCCTTTCCAGGCCGAAGTCTACTATATCAATCTTGCTGGCATCATCCAGATTAAGTTCGCGATTCCGTATTTTGATGTGTTTGATCCGCGTCAACCCGATTTAGGCGTTCCCGTTGCGGTCCGCGGAACGATGAGCTTTAAGATTGCGGACTATCGTGAATTTATCAAGCTGCATCGCCTTGTGAATTTTGATTTGGACGCGTTCCAAAAGCAAATTAAGGATGCTTGCGTTAAGTATGTCAAGGATACCGTTATCAATATCGTTGATAATATCCCGCTCGTTCAAATAGAAAAGAAAATAATAGCAGTGAGCGATGCCATTGAAGAACGTCTCAAGAAGCGTTTGCAGAGTGAATTCGGTGTTGTTGTTTCTTCTGTAGATATTGCTACGATTGAGGTGGACAAGACGAGTGATGCTTATGTGACCCTTAAGAGTGTTACGCAGGATATTCAGACTCAATTTACCAAAACACAGGCGAATGTGAATTTGGATACGATGAAGGCGCAGAGCGCTGTGAATATCCAGAATATGCAGGATATGCAGCGTATCAATGCCGAAAATATGGAGGAATCGCTCCGTATTCAGCGAGAAGAAGCCCAGCGTGCGCAGAAATTGCAGACTGAAGGTGCAAATTTTATGGCTCATCAGCTAAATCAGCAGACCAAGGTTGCTTTGGCTGGCACAGACGCCTTGGGACAACTCGGGGCAAATGGCGGAATGAATATGGGCGGAAACGGCGCTTTCAATCCTGGTGCAATGATGGCTAGCATGGCTGTTGGTGGTGCCGTTGGTCAGAATATGGCGGGAATGATGAATAATATGATGGGTGGAATGCAGGGTGTTCCCGGTATGACTCCCAATATGGCTCCTCCGCCCCCGCCCATGCCTCCGCAGATTCAGTTCAATGTGGTTGTCAATGGCCAGTCTGCAGGACCTTTTGATATGAATGCGTTGCAGCAGATGATTGCTGCGGGGACTTTGACCAAGGATACTCTGGTGTGGAAAGTGGGGATGCCTGCTTGGGCTGCGGCCTCAACTGTGCCGGAGCTCGCGTCTTTATTCACACCAGCTGTTCCCCCGGTACCTCCGGTTCCGGGAAATCCCGGCGTGCCGCCTGTTCCGCCTTCATTGTAG
- a CDS encoding NAD(+) synthase, with amino-acid sequence MFRFYRFACVSTVLKVADTAYNTEEIIRSAKIAASNGAAFVVFPELCITGYTCSDLFHQELLLQNSTHALVRIADALKESDAVIAVGLPLRIFGRLYNCAAFVQHGRVVAITPKIHLPNQREFYEKRHFSSGRDLLRGACGTSAGSAASIVKCAIEGAGEVPVTNFITVKGAGSEVRIGVELCEDLWTPAPPSGELALAGANVIVNLSASDALVGKRDYRRNLVMNQSARCMAAYVYASAGVHESTTDMVFSGYLMIAENGSMLAESKPFSRETEIVYADVDVERLNMQRLSEGSFQDFDSRAIIARAATLDNLHACEKLQYRYVSPTPFVPGSLETRDASCTEIFNIQCAGLAKRLEATRSKRAVIGLSGGLDSTLALLVVAETFKLLNRPAKEILALTMPGFGTTHRTRNNAVELAKLLGVELRTVDIQKACLQHFADIGHDPQKLDVTYENVQARERTQILMDIANSEGGIVIGTGDLSEIALGWSTYNADHMSMYAVNCDIPKTLVRHIVSWYADRATHNPNQTGAESIPDQKATHLASSDEAALAAVLRDILDTPVSPELLPADSSGQIAQKTESILGAYELHDFFLYHFAKYGAAPEKLRYLAKYAFANRHTDEEIDKALAVFIRRFFTQQFKRSCIPDGPKVGTISLSPRADWRMPSDASCSDWT; translated from the coding sequence ATGTTCAGATTTTACCGGTTCGCATGTGTTTCGACCGTGTTGAAGGTGGCCGATACCGCCTACAATACCGAAGAAATTATCAGGAGCGCGAAAATTGCTGCCTCTAACGGGGCGGCTTTTGTCGTTTTCCCGGAACTTTGCATTACGGGCTATACCTGCAGCGACTTGTTCCACCAGGAACTGCTTTTGCAGAACAGCACCCATGCGCTTGTGCGGATTGCGGACGCCTTAAAAGAAAGCGACGCCGTGATTGCGGTTGGCCTGCCTTTGCGCATATTCGGAAGGCTGTATAACTGCGCTGCCTTTGTGCAGCACGGGCGCGTTGTGGCGATTACGCCCAAGATTCACTTGCCGAACCAACGCGAATTCTACGAGAAACGCCATTTTTCGAGCGGGCGGGATTTACTGCGCGGGGCATGTGGCACTTCGGCAGGGAGTGCCGCTAGCATCGTGAAGTGTGCGATAGAAGGCGCAGGCGAAGTCCCTGTCACGAATTTTATTACTGTGAAGGGCGCGGGTTCCGAGGTTCGCATAGGCGTGGAACTCTGCGAGGACTTGTGGACACCGGCACCACCCAGCGGGGAACTTGCCCTTGCAGGCGCGAACGTCATCGTGAATCTCTCTGCAAGTGATGCGCTGGTAGGCAAGCGCGATTACCGCAGGAACTTGGTGATGAACCAGTCGGCGCGTTGCATGGCGGCCTACGTGTACGCCTCCGCCGGAGTACACGAATCTACAACGGACATGGTCTTCAGTGGCTACCTGATGATTGCAGAAAACGGGAGCATGCTCGCCGAAAGCAAGCCTTTCTCGCGGGAAACCGAAATCGTTTATGCTGATGTGGACGTGGAACGCCTGAATATGCAACGCCTGAGCGAAGGAAGCTTCCAGGATTTTGACAGCCGTGCTATCATTGCACGGGCGGCTACTCTTGATAACCTGCACGCATGCGAAAAGCTACAGTACCGCTATGTTTCGCCGACACCCTTTGTTCCTGGCTCGCTCGAAACTCGTGACGCTTCTTGCACCGAGATTTTCAACATACAGTGCGCGGGGCTTGCCAAGCGCCTAGAGGCGACCCGAAGCAAGCGTGCTGTAATTGGCCTGAGCGGCGGGCTTGATTCTACGCTTGCGCTTCTTGTGGTTGCGGAAACGTTCAAGCTGTTGAACCGCCCTGCAAAAGAAATACTTGCGCTCACGATGCCTGGATTCGGGACAACACATCGCACCAGGAACAATGCAGTTGAACTCGCGAAACTCCTGGGCGTGGAACTCCGCACCGTCGATATCCAAAAGGCGTGCCTCCAGCATTTTGCCGACATCGGGCACGACCCGCAAAAGCTCGATGTGACTTACGAGAACGTGCAGGCCCGCGAACGCACGCAAATCCTGATGGATATCGCGAACAGCGAAGGCGGAATCGTCATCGGAACAGGAGACCTCTCCGAAATTGCGCTCGGGTGGAGCACTTACAATGCCGATCACATGTCCATGTATGCGGTGAACTGCGATATTCCCAAGACGCTCGTGCGCCATATCGTAAGCTGGTATGCCGACCGCGCGACTCATAACCCGAATCAAACCGGCGCGGAATCTATCCCGGATCAAAAAGCCACGCATCTCGCCTCCAGCGACGAAGCCGCCCTTGCCGCAGTCCTCCGCGACATCCTCGACACGCCCGTCTCTCCGGAACTTTTGCCTGCCGATTCAAGCGGCCAGATTGCTCAAAAAACGGAAAGCATTCTCGGGGCGTACGAACTGCACGATTTTTTCCTTTACCATTTTGCGAAATACGGAGCCGCTCCCGAAAAACTCCGCTACCTCGCGAAATACGCGTTCGCAAACAGGCATACTGACGAAGAAATCGACAAGGCTCTCGCTGTTTTTATCAGGCGCTTCTTTACGCAGCAATTCAAGCGCAGCTGCATTCCCGATGGCCCGAAGGTCGGAACCATCTCGCTGTCGCCCCGTGCCGACTGGCGCATGCCCAGCGATGCGAGCTGTAGTGATTGGACTTAA
- a CDS encoding sigma 54-interacting transcriptional regulator — MSMPIPIGSEISVIQKISVAIIHERNVEKLLENVLGILESELGMLRGTFALLFGDTLKIEASRGLDESEKQRGLYRMGEGITGHVAERGISHVIPDLRKDSRFLNRTGSRHYENQVAFICVPLIHDGQVIGTLSIDRPVDGATDLDRDVALLEIIANITGDAANECIELHNEREAMLEENRKLRDMLSNNPGDLVGNCREMQLIYEQVRQVAPSDATVLIRGGSGTGKEMIARAIVNLSARKDKPFITLNCAALPENLVESELFGHEKGAFTGAVNRRIGRAEAANGGTLFLDEIGDLTMQTQVKLLRFLQERTFSRVGSNEELHSDVRFLAATSRNLEELIAQGKFREDLFYRLNIFPISMPDLAKRKSDIILLAEHFIEKMNLRYAKKVVRLSTTAINLLMSYHWPGNVRELENCMERAVLTASDDCIHSYNLPPSLQTSLSTGQSGAASTKIAPLDVMLNNYEREIITEAIKRNNGNLSAAGRDLGVSPRMMNYRMNKLGIKSK, encoded by the coding sequence ATGTCCATGCCAATTCCCATCGGTTCCGAAATTTCGGTTATTCAAAAAATCAGCGTCGCCATCATCCACGAGCGCAATGTGGAAAAGTTACTCGAGAATGTGCTTGGCATTCTTGAATCCGAGCTCGGCATGTTGCGGGGCACTTTCGCGCTCCTCTTTGGCGATACCCTCAAGATCGAGGCGTCCCGTGGGCTCGACGAATCCGAAAAACAGCGTGGATTGTACCGGATGGGCGAGGGCATTACGGGCCATGTGGCGGAGCGTGGCATCAGCCATGTGATTCCCGACCTGCGCAAGGATTCCCGCTTCTTGAACCGTACGGGGAGCCGTCATTACGAAAATCAGGTGGCCTTCATCTGTGTGCCGCTGATTCACGACGGCCAGGTCATCGGCACGCTCTCTATCGACCGCCCGGTGGATGGCGCGACGGATTTGGACCGGGACGTGGCCCTGCTGGAAATCATCGCCAACATCACGGGCGACGCCGCCAACGAATGTATCGAGCTGCACAACGAACGCGAAGCCATGCTGGAAGAGAACCGCAAGCTCCGCGACATGCTTTCTAACAATCCGGGCGATCTGGTAGGGAATTGCCGGGAGATGCAGCTGATTTACGAACAGGTACGCCAGGTGGCGCCCAGCGACGCTACGGTCCTGATCCGTGGCGGGAGCGGTACGGGTAAAGAGATGATAGCCCGTGCCATTGTGAATTTGTCTGCAAGAAAGGACAAGCCCTTTATTACCCTGAACTGTGCGGCCCTTCCGGAAAACCTGGTGGAAAGCGAACTGTTCGGTCACGAGAAGGGTGCCTTTACGGGAGCGGTGAACCGCCGTATCGGTCGCGCCGAAGCCGCCAACGGAGGCACGCTCTTTTTGGACGAAATCGGTGACCTTACCATGCAGACCCAGGTGAAACTCTTGCGGTTCTTGCAGGAGCGCACCTTCAGCAGGGTAGGCAGCAACGAGGAACTCCATTCGGACGTTCGCTTTTTGGCGGCTACCAGCCGTAACCTGGAAGAACTCATCGCCCAGGGCAAGTTCCGCGAAGACCTTTTCTACCGCCTGAATATTTTCCCCATTTCCATGCCCGACCTGGCTAAGCGCAAGTCCGACATCATCTTGCTTGCGGAGCATTTCATCGAGAAGATGAACCTGCGCTACGCGAAGAAGGTGGTGCGTCTTTCGACGACGGCCATCAACCTGCTCATGAGCTACCACTGGCCGGGCAACGTCCGCGAACTGGAAAACTGCATGGAACGGGCGGTGCTTACCGCAAGCGACGACTGCATCCACAGTTATAACCTGCCTCCATCGCTTCAAACCAGTCTCAGCACGGGGCAGTCGGGTGCTGCCAGTACGAAAATAGCCCCTCTCGACGTGATGCTGAACAACTACGAGCGTGAAATCATCACCGAGGCCATCAAGCGCAACAACGGAAATCTCTCAGCCGCAGGCCGCGACCTGGGCGTGTCTCCCCGCATGATGAACTACCGCATGAACAAGCTGGGCATCAAGTCAAAATAA
- a CDS encoding GNAT family N-acetyltransferase translates to MLIRQYNEMDLAAMIHIWNEVVEEGIAFPQEDLLTPETGKQFFAAQTYCAVAVEDGKIYGLYILHPNNVGRCGHISNASYAVASESRGKHIGEMLVKDCLEQAKKHGFGVLQFNAVVESNTHARHLYERLGFVQLGTIPKGFRMKDGHYENICPYYHEL, encoded by the coding sequence ATGCTTATCAGGCAGTACAACGAAATGGACCTTGCGGCAATGATCCACATCTGGAACGAGGTGGTGGAAGAAGGCATCGCCTTTCCGCAAGAGGACTTGCTCACGCCCGAAACCGGCAAGCAGTTCTTTGCCGCACAGACCTACTGCGCCGTTGCGGTCGAGGACGGCAAGATTTACGGGCTATACATTCTGCACCCGAACAACGTGGGCCGTTGCGGACACATCTCAAATGCGAGCTACGCAGTCGCTTCGGAATCCAGGGGCAAGCACATCGGCGAAATGCTCGTAAAGGACTGTCTTGAACAAGCTAAAAAGCACGGTTTCGGAGTTTTGCAGTTCAATGCCGTCGTCGAAAGCAACACGCATGCGCGGCACCTGTACGAGCGCCTCGGATTTGTCCAGCTCGGAACCATCCCGAAAGGTTTCCGAATGAAGGACGGACATTACGAAAACATCTGCCCGTACTATCACGAGCTGTAA
- a CDS encoding diaminopimelate epimerase, which yields MSLKFSKWTGLGNDFVLLEPGESLDLGDGFEQQVVRLCDRRFGIGADGVVLVTPLEGDGCTKGVDFEMRIFNADGSEAAMCGNATRCVAKFIVSRGLAKDAGTKVFVLHTKSGLVKPSLLEDGRVCVDMGLPRDFLGSIKLPADSFDFTAETVSMGNPHAVIFVDDIEKIQLEKWGSVLEVDKQFPDRCNIEFAQVLPAEQGAPTQIRMRVWERGCGVTMACGTGSCATLVAAQRTGRVGVEADIILDGGTLHIKHQDGGPVLMTGPATEVFRGEI from the coding sequence ATGAGCTTAAAATTTTCAAAATGGACCGGCCTGGGTAACGATTTCGTGCTGCTGGAACCGGGAGAATCGCTGGATCTTGGCGATGGATTTGAACAGCAAGTTGTTCGGCTTTGCGACCGCCGTTTCGGTATCGGCGCCGATGGTGTTGTCCTCGTGACTCCGCTGGAGGGCGACGGCTGCACCAAGGGCGTCGACTTCGAGATGCGCATCTTTAACGCCGACGGTTCCGAGGCCGCCATGTGCGGGAACGCCACGCGGTGCGTGGCAAAGTTCATTGTCAGCCGCGGACTTGCTAAGGATGCCGGCACCAAGGTCTTTGTTCTGCATACCAAGAGCGGCCTTGTGAAGCCCTCGCTTCTGGAAGACGGTCGGGTCTGTGTGGATATGGGCCTCCCCAGGGATTTCCTCGGGAGTATCAAACTTCCCGCCGACAGTTTCGACTTTACCGCCGAGACGGTCTCCATGGGAAATCCCCATGCGGTCATTTTCGTCGATGATATCGAGAAGATCCAGCTGGAAAAGTGGGGGAGTGTCCTGGAAGTAGATAAGCAGTTCCCGGACCGCTGTAACATCGAGTTTGCGCAGGTCTTGCCTGCAGAGCAGGGGGCGCCCACCCAAATCCGCATGCGGGTTTGGGAACGAGGCTGTGGCGTCACCATGGCCTGTGGAACCGGGAGTTGCGCCACCCTCGTTGCGGCCCAGCGCACGGGCCGCGTGGGCGTCGAAGCCGACATCATTCTCGACGGCGGGACGCTCCACATCAAGCATCAAGACGGCGGCCCCGTCCTCATGACCGGCCCTGCTACTGAAGTTTTCAGAGGAGAAATTTAA
- a CDS encoding glutamate synthase subunit beta — protein sequence MQQKNRIADIYRPVEERVKDNNEVERKLTSIEIIGQAERCHTCGIPFCHGAGCPLGNLVPEFNAAIAAGNAERAYDIISKTAFFPEFTGRVCPALCESACTGNVHNDPVMVRQIEKFIIETAFEEGRVVLPTAEPNGKSAAVIGSGPSGLFAAEALRRKGYAVTVFEKHAKAGGLLRYGIPNWKLDKSIIDRRIALLEAAGIKFIYNTEIGKDIAAEYVHKNFDEVFIAIGTPNARDLKIPGREAEGIFLALDFLHGAEMPGEKNPEKFSAKGRKVLVIGGGDTGNDCVGKAIREGCESVLQVEFMPKPPEERSPSTPWPDWPYMLRTSYAQHEGGERRWNVSSKQFIVKDGRVAGVEAVRVEWEMSPQGRPLKPAEVPNSTEVIDTDLVVLAMGFTGVPAEGIVNDLGLQLTPRTAIIPDPSRHIYAVGDCANGASLVVRAMADAKAKVAVLK from the coding sequence ATGCAGCAAAAAAACCGAATCGCAGACATCTACCGCCCTGTCGAAGAGCGTGTCAAGGACAACAACGAAGTCGAACGCAAACTCACTTCGATAGAAATCATCGGCCAGGCGGAACGCTGCCACACCTGTGGAATCCCGTTCTGCCATGGTGCGGGTTGCCCCCTCGGAAACCTCGTTCCCGAATTCAATGCGGCGATTGCTGCCGGGAATGCGGAACGCGCCTACGATATCATCAGCAAGACGGCGTTCTTCCCGGAGTTTACGGGCCGCGTTTGTCCCGCGCTCTGCGAATCCGCCTGTACCGGCAACGTGCATAACGACCCGGTGATGGTACGCCAGATCGAGAAGTTCATCATCGAGACCGCCTTTGAGGAAGGTCGCGTGGTGTTGCCGACGGCTGAGCCCAACGGAAAGTCTGCCGCCGTCATCGGCTCCGGTCCTTCGGGGCTGTTTGCTGCTGAGGCGTTGCGACGCAAGGGCTATGCCGTCACGGTTTTCGAGAAGCATGCGAAGGCGGGAGGCCTGCTGCGTTACGGCATTCCGAACTGGAAGCTCGACAAGTCCATTATCGATCGGCGTATCGCCTTGCTTGAAGCAGCCGGAATCAAGTTTATCTACAATACCGAAATAGGGAAGGACATTGCGGCAGAATACGTCCACAAGAATTTTGACGAGGTGTTCATCGCCATCGGTACGCCGAACGCCCGCGACTTGAAAATCCCGGGCCGTGAAGCCGAAGGTATTTTCCTCGCTCTCGATTTTTTGCACGGTGCTGAAATGCCGGGCGAAAAGAATCCCGAAAAGTTCAGTGCCAAGGGCCGCAAGGTGTTGGTGATTGGCGGTGGCGATACGGGTAACGACTGCGTGGGCAAGGCCATCCGTGAAGGCTGCGAAAGCGTGCTCCAGGTTGAATTCATGCCCAAGCCGCCCGAGGAGCGTTCTCCGTCCACTCCGTGGCCGGATTGGCCGTATATGCTGCGCACGAGCTACGCCCAGCACGAAGGCGGTGAGCGTCGCTGGAACGTATCTTCCAAGCAGTTCATTGTGAAGGACGGTCGCGTGGCAGGCGTAGAAGCGGTTCGTGTGGAATGGGAAATGTCTCCGCAGGGCCGCCCGCTCAAGCCTGCTGAAGTCCCGAATTCTACCGAGGTCATCGATACCGACCTGGTGGTGCTCGCCATGGGATTCACCGGCGTGCCTGCCGAGGGAATCGTGAATGACCTGGGCCTACAACTTACCCCGCGAACAGCGATTATCCCGGATCCGTCCCGACACATCTATGCGGTGGGCGACTGCGCGAACGGTGCTTCCCTGGTGGTACGCGCCATGGCCGACGCGAAGGCGAAAGTCGCGGTTCTCAAGTAA
- a CDS encoding P-II family nitrogen regulator — protein sequence MKLVTAYIQPERLNLVKQALYENNIFKMSVTNVLGCGQQKGYNQRFRGVVTEVNLLKKICLKIAVNDEFVQPCIDAIIKGARSGEIGDGKIFVTSLEQCIRIRTGETGPEAIG from the coding sequence ATGAAACTCGTTACGGCCTACATTCAACCCGAACGACTCAATCTCGTGAAGCAAGCGCTTTACGAAAACAACATTTTCAAGATGTCAGTAACCAACGTGCTCGGCTGCGGCCAGCAGAAGGGCTATAACCAGCGCTTCCGCGGCGTGGTGACCGAAGTGAATTTGCTCAAGAAAATCTGCCTCAAGATTGCGGTAAACGACGAATTCGTGCAGCCCTGTATCGACGCCATCATCAAGGGCGCGCGCTCCGGCGAAATCGGTGACGGAAAGATTTTCGTCACCAGCCTCGAACAGTGTATCCGCATCCGTACCGGAGAAACTGGGCCGGAGGCGATTGGATAA
- a CDS encoding LL-diaminopimelate aminotransferase has translation MNILNTNYDLLPGSYLFSTIAKKIAEYQGKKPDADIIRLGIGDVTTPLVPEVIKAMHKAVDEMAEKGTFRGYGPEQGYDFLRQAIVAGEYTSRGIDMDPEDIFVSDGSKCDVANIQELFTENVKIAIPDPVYPVYLDSNVMAGRAGVLQDDGHFSKVTYLASTAENNFQPDLPKNPVQMIYLCSPNNPTGTVLSRETLQKFVDYANENGAIILFDGAYNCYIQDESLPHSIFEIPGARTCAIEFRSFSKTAGFTGVRCAYTVIPHELSKLHSMWNRRQCTKFNGVSYVTQRAAEAIYSPVGWRETKEVIAGYMRTAGVIRKELTEAGYTVFGGEHAPYIWWKIEGGEKSFDFFDRLLATCEVVGTPGSGFGPCGEGYFRLTAFGDYERTKVALQRIKERL, from the coding sequence ATGAATATACTTAACACCAATTACGATCTTCTTCCCGGCAGTTACCTCTTTTCTACCATCGCCAAAAAGATTGCCGAATACCAGGGCAAAAAGCCCGATGCCGACATCATCCGCCTGGGAATCGGCGACGTGACCACGCCGCTTGTCCCCGAAGTTATCAAGGCCATGCACAAGGCTGTTGACGAGATGGCGGAGAAGGGGACTTTCCGCGGGTACGGGCCCGAGCAGGGCTACGACTTTTTGCGTCAGGCCATTGTGGCGGGGGAGTACACCTCCCGCGGGATTGATATGGATCCGGAGGATATCTTTGTCAGCGACGGTTCCAAGTGCGATGTGGCGAACATCCAGGAACTTTTTACAGAAAATGTAAAGATAGCCATTCCGGACCCTGTCTATCCGGTCTATCTGGACTCCAACGTGATGGCCGGGCGCGCGGGCGTGTTGCAAGATGATGGACATTTTTCTAAGGTCACCTACCTGGCCTCCACCGCCGAAAACAACTTCCAGCCGGACCTGCCCAAGAATCCGGTGCAGATGATTTACCTCTGCAGCCCGAACAACCCCACGGGCACGGTGCTCAGCCGCGAGACCCTCCAGAAGTTCGTGGATTACGCCAACGAGAACGGTGCGATAATACTCTTTGACGGGGCTTACAACTGCTACATCCAGGACGAGTCGCTGCCCCATTCTATTTTCGAGATTCCGGGAGCCCGCACCTGCGCTATCGAGTTCCGCAGTTTCAGCAAGACGGCGGGCTTTACCGGCGTGCGCTGCGCCTACACGGTGATCCCTCACGAACTTTCGAAACTCCATTCCATGTGGAACCGCCGCCAGTGTACCAAGTTCAACGGCGTGAGCTACGTGACCCAGCGTGCCGCCGAGGCCATCTACAGTCCGGTCGGCTGGCGGGAGACCAAAGAAGTCATTGCGGGTTACATGCGCACGGCTGGGGTTATCCGCAAGGAACTCACCGAGGCTGGCTATACCGTGTTCGGCGGCGAGCATGCTCCCTACATCTGGTGGAAGATTGAAGGCGGCGAAAAGTCCTTCGATTTCTTTGACCGTCTGCTTGCCACCTGCGAAGTGGTGGGTACACCCGGTAGCGGTTTCGGTCCTTGCGGTGAGGGTTATTTCCGCCTGACCGCCTTCGGCGACTATGAGCGCACGAAAGTCGCACTCCAGCGAATAAAGGAAAGGCTCTGA